A window from Corynebacterium singulare encodes these proteins:
- a CDS encoding DNA repair helicase XPB, with protein sequence MPGPLIVQSDKTVLLEVDHPQATQARAALAPFAELERAPEHIHTYRITSLALWNARAAGHDAEQVVDVLESYSRFPVPQALLIDVAETMSRYGRVRLLAHPAHGLILESDEPAILEELTRRKKVGELLGQRIDDNTVAVPPSARGRLKQELLKANWPADDRAGYVDGESHPMRLSTDEVDWQLRDYQQYAAESFWAGGSGIVVLPCGAGKTIVGAAAMAKAQATTLILVTNTVAGRQWRDELLRRTSLTPNEIGEYSGEKKEIKPITIATYQMVTRKTKGEYRALELFDSHDWGLIIYDEVHLLPAPVFRMTSDLQSRRRLGLTATLVREDGREGDVFSLIGPKRYDAPWKELESAGYIATADCVEVRVDMTQEERMLYATAQSRDRYRIAASASAKLRTVDKLLKKHEGQQALIIGAYVDQLEELGTHLHAPVIDGTTSTAKREKLFQQFRDGELNTLVVSKVANFSIDLPEAALAIQVSGTFGSRQEEAQRLGRLLRPKKDGQEATFYTLVARESLDSEYAMHRQRFLAEQGYAYRLVDAVDL encoded by the coding sequence ATGCCCGGACCGCTCATCGTCCAGTCGGACAAAACCGTCCTCCTTGAGGTCGACCACCCGCAGGCCACCCAGGCCCGTGCCGCGCTCGCCCCGTTTGCTGAGCTCGAGCGCGCGCCCGAGCACATTCACACCTACCGGATTACCTCGTTGGCCTTGTGGAATGCGCGCGCAGCCGGCCACGATGCCGAGCAAGTAGTCGATGTTCTGGAGAGCTACTCCCGCTTTCCGGTGCCGCAGGCGCTGCTTATCGACGTCGCCGAGACCATGTCCCGCTACGGCCGCGTCCGCCTCCTAGCCCACCCGGCCCACGGCCTCATCCTCGAATCAGATGAGCCCGCCATCCTGGAAGAACTCACGCGCCGCAAGAAGGTGGGTGAGCTGCTGGGTCAGCGCATCGACGACAACACCGTTGCGGTTCCACCCTCTGCCCGTGGGCGGCTCAAGCAGGAGCTGCTCAAGGCCAACTGGCCGGCAGATGACCGCGCCGGCTACGTCGACGGCGAATCACACCCCATGCGTTTAAGTACCGATGAAGTGGACTGGCAGTTGCGCGATTATCAGCAGTACGCCGCCGAGTCCTTCTGGGCGGGCGGCTCCGGCATCGTCGTTCTGCCCTGTGGCGCAGGTAAGACCATCGTGGGTGCCGCCGCGATGGCCAAGGCCCAAGCCACTACCCTCATCCTCGTCACCAACACAGTTGCTGGCCGCCAGTGGCGCGATGAGCTGCTGCGCCGCACGAGCCTCACCCCGAATGAGATCGGCGAATACTCCGGCGAAAAGAAGGAGATCAAGCCGATTACCATCGCCACCTACCAGATGGTGACTCGCAAGACGAAGGGCGAATACCGAGCGCTTGAGCTCTTTGATTCCCACGATTGGGGCCTCATCATTTACGACGAAGTTCACCTACTCCCTGCCCCAGTCTTCCGCATGACCTCCGACCTCCAATCACGCCGCCGTCTGGGACTTACCGCCACCCTCGTGCGCGAGGATGGCCGCGAAGGCGATGTTTTCTCGCTCATCGGGCCCAAGCGCTATGACGCACCCTGGAAGGAGCTGGAGTCCGCAGGTTACATCGCCACCGCGGACTGCGTCGAAGTGCGCGTGGACATGACGCAGGAAGAGCGCATGCTCTATGCCACAGCGCAGTCACGGGATAGGTACAGAATTGCGGCGTCGGCAAGCGCCAAGCTCCGCACCGTGGACAAGCTACTGAAGAAACATGAAGGCCAGCAAGCACTCATCATCGGTGCCTACGTGGACCAACTCGAAGAATTAGGCACGCACCTTCACGCCCCCGTCATCGACGGCACAACCTCCACCGCCAAGCGCGAAAAACTCTTCCAACAGTTCCGCGATGGCGAACTTAACACACTCGTGGTGTCCAAGGTGGCTAACTTTTCCATCGACCTGCCCGAGGCAGCCTTGGCAATCCAGGTCTCCGGTACCTTTGGCTCCCGGCAGGAGGAAGCACAGCGCCTCGGCCGTCTGCTGCGCCCGAAGAAGGACGGGCAGGAGGCCACGTTCTACACTCTCGTGGCGCGTGAATCCCTTGATTCGGAGTACGCCATGCACCGCCAGCGTTTTTTAGCGGAGCAAGGGTATGCCTACCGGCTGGTGGACGCAGTAGACTTGTGA